ATAACTTGTGCTGCCCAGCTTCCCAGTACAGGACAGCTGCAGAGCTGCGATAAAGAAGGAAATAGATTTATAGCAAAAAAATTCAAGTCGAAAAAAGTTACCTACACTCAGAGAAAAATGGCAGTGAACTTAAAATTAacacaaaaattaaatataaaaataatagtAATTTTTCAATTCAAAGCGAAGAGGCAATTGTCATAGTCGGAGATCAGCTCCGAACTCGAGATATTATTCTCCATCGATAAACCAATCAGTTGTTTGATATCCTCATTTCTTATCCGTGCAACCACAATGTGGGCAGGACCCGCTAGTTTTTTTTATAGAAAGCCGATATATTGTATGTTTGTGATCTAAACTTCAATACCTTCGTTTGGTATGCAGTGTGTCCTTGGACACAATGTATATAGGCCAAATACTTTCATTCTGAGAGCTTACTTTTATCAACGTTAAGCTTCCATTAGTCGAATATTcgatttatttttgttattttaaacaaaataggATTCCAGTTTGCTCGCTCGTTTTTGAAGGCGTCTTCTATATCGTCCTTTCATCATTTTCCGCTTCGCTGACAACTTGATCCATTAATTCGGAGTATATTATATTAaacattaaaaaataaattactTCTAATATCTATTTTCGAATCGTATAGAAATCGGAAATTATTTTTCTGATTTCTATAATCTAGAATCCCTACGATCTCTTATTTATAACATAGATGTATGGGTATAATGGCTTTGCTACGGGAATAACAGATGGTTGAATCCTTAGTTATTTATACTAAGTCGCCACAAACCTATCCAAAAGAGACCGCTCTTTATATGCCGATTGCTTAAAATCTAAATCAGGGGTATTCTATAGATAGCAGAGAGTTAAGTAAAACCTATTCGTAGAGGAGCATCGCATAGAACGATGGAGGGGTCACAATCATTAACTGTTTTAGAGATTCCTTTTGTATTCCTTCGCTTTTTTTTATCCTATCCTGTTGTCCCATCTGTTTTTAAGTCTTACAATTTTCCTGCAGGATCCATACGCCTCTCTGGGCCAGCGGCGTGGTCTCTCCGACAAAGACATCTCGAAGCTGAATGAGATGTACGAGCAGGACTGCAACGAGGGATATCTGCTCAATTTCGACCGCTTCGGGAGCTACATCGACGAACTGCTCGACTACTTCCAGGACGTGTTCGGCTAGGACGGCTAGGGCTAGAAAGGATTGATGGAAATAAAGCAGTGGGCTGCTAGGCCACAAAGAAACTGAATTGGCTCAGCTCGTCCAGTGTCTGGGCAGACTCTATGCGGAGGGCAGGGCAGAGCTGCTCGTCGGCCAGTGCCTGCAGGGCGCCCCTCAGGTCGGCGCCCCACATGCAGTGCACACCGCGGAGACTGAACCGGGCCAGCAGCCGGAGCAGTTGGCAGGCCCGCTGGCGCAGCAACTGATGGCGGCTCTGGAGCAGCGTGGCAAAACGCAGTCGCGGATTGAATGCTATCTTCTCTACCAGCTCGGCGTTCTCGGGCAGTTCGCGTAGCACGCAGCTCATCAGCGCCAGCATGCAGCCCGCCAGCCGCACCGAGCTCGAGTCCGAGTCTGAGTGCTTGAATTCTGTAAAAGATTGGATGTGGATTGGGGATTATTTGCAGGGATAGGCAAGTAGCAGGATGCAGAATGCGTACCGTGGGTGAGGAAATTGAGAAAGAGGTCGTTGACCCCCAGAATGGCCACCGCATCGCAGAACTGGCTGaggaactgctgctgctgatgcaccAAGTGGCATACCAGCTCGTACAGACTGCAGGCAGTGCTCATCTCCTCGACGCTCAGCTCCGGGATGCTGCGCATGGTGCGGCTGAGGGAGCCCAGTGTGAGCGGAGCAGAGGCCGCCGAATCCGAGAGCTGGCGGTGCGAGAGTAGCAGCTTGCAGGCGTACATGAGGTTGGGCACGAGCTTGACGTCCACATAGACATTCCTGATCAGGTCGAGGTCCACCAGCATCAGTGGCTCGGCCAGCACGAAGGGCAGGGAGAGTAGCTGGGCCACGCTCTGCAGCACCTTCGGAATGGCCTTCGAGTTGCGCAGCGGCGCCACGATGATGCTGACAAGATTGTGCTGCTTCAGCGAGTCAAACTCCCCGTCCAACAGCTCCTGTATGGAGCGGTGCAGAAAGGCCAGCCACTCGTCGTTCTCAATCGGTGGGCTCTGCGACTCGTCGCAGCTGTCCCAGCCCGGCAGAAGGCAGGGCGGGGTATTGCTGCCAATACAGACATaggacacagacacagattaGAATATTCGTGCACTCATGGATCTGTTCACTTACTCGCTGCTCAGCTTTTCCTCGTTGGTGGAGTGCATCGATTGCTTCAGCTGATCCTTGTCGCGAGATTTCCTCTCCTGGGCCGTGAGCATTTCCGTGGTCTTGCGGTGCGCCTCAGAGTCAATACTCTGGCCGAGACGCAGCGAGAAGTTCTCCAGGTTCTGGCTGAGCTTGCGCTTCTCTAGGTCCTTGCTGCGCGACGACTGCCGCAGGTTGAGGGCAGCCTTGAGCTTGGCGGCCACACCCTTGGCACCTCCACCTGCACCTGCACCtgcacctccacctccacttGGAGCAACCGCTGATATCTGCACATCAACGGGAAAGTTGTCGTTCAGGTGGTTTAGTATCATATTGGAGTTTCCGCTCACGAAGCAGGTCTGCGAGTTTACAAGCGGACCCCCGGCGGCGCCACCATCTGCAGAAGTGGGGGAAGCGGTGGTCATGTCCCTGAAAGAAACATCTGCAAAgggaacgagcacgcgatgCCCGTTGTCCTCGACGTCCGTTTCCAGCTGCTCGATGTCGCTGGGGGCAATGGCGTTGATGCTGTCGCGGGAGGTGCTCAGGTTCTCGTTGGCCATGTCACTAAGATTCAGTGCCGCCAGAACATCATTCAGGTCCGCCGTCCTCTGGCTGGACTGTTTGACACGCCTGGGTTGGTCCTTGACGGCCGCCTTGGGATTGATGAAGGGCGAGGCCTGGGCAGCCTCTGCCTGGACCTCGGCTATGTACAGCTTGCCCTCGACAAAGGGATGGCAGAGCAGCTGCGTCCAGGAGATGCGCATGCCGGGGTCCTTCTCCAGCAGGCCCTGCAGGAAGGAGCGGCACTCGCTGCTCAGCGTGCTCGGCCACTTGACGTCCTCGTGCTTGATCAACTTCACCAGATGCAGGATGGAGGTGGCGCAGAAGGGCGGCTGCCCGGCCATGCTTTCGTAGGCAATGCACCCGAGAGACCACATGTCCGCCTGATGGTCGTACGGCTGCTCGGCTAGCAGCTCGGGGGCCATGTACAGCGGTGTTCCCTTGATGGACGTGAGGACATGGGTGCCCAGGGTCATGTTCCGAGCCAAGCCAAAGTCGCAGAGCTTGGCGTGCATGTTCTTGTCCAGGAGGACATTCTGCGGCTTCAGGTCGCGGTGCAGAATGCGATTGGAGTGCAGATAGTACAGGGCCGAGACCAAATGACCAATGACACGGCGCGCATGCTCCTCGGCCATGGCCCCGTTAAAAGACAGGTACCGATGAAGGTCCATCAGCGCGAACTCTGTTACCACGAACAGGTCAAACTTCGACTCGAAAGACTCGATCATCTCGATGACATGCGGATTCTTGAGGCGCGCCTGAATGTCGCATTCCCTGCGCAGGTTCTTCAGCTCTCGATTCGATCGCCCACGCTGGAATAGCAGCAGAGGGTGGGGGTGGTTACTTGTTGCATCCCACTCGATGCGCGGGGGCAGAGGCGCACAGGACACGCACTTACCTTTGAAATGACTTTGATGGCCACCACCTTTTCGTCGTCTCGTCGCTGCGCCTTGTACACGCAGCCGAAGGAGCCTTGGCCCACCAGCGAGCTGACCGCGTAGCGGTTCATCGTGTTCCTTTCAATCTAATTAAATGTTTTTATTTGCAATCAATAGTTGATGCCGCCCCCGCTGGAGCAGTGTGGCCAGATGTTTGGTACTGCACTCGGATATGGCAACGGCAGCGATGAGGAACAACGGGATATCTGAAAATATGGCTCAAAAGCTATAATACCATCATAAAGCCCAAACATTGGAATCACGATCATTTGGTAAAATGGTTTTAGGACACCGGAATCACAATTCGCAATTCCCCGCAGCAGTTTTTCATGCACAAGTAGGCGGAGGACAAAATCGATAGCGAGGGATTGCGAGTGAGTATCGGCAGGTGGGCCACCTCTAGCGCACAGCtgatttttattttgtgtGTCTCTCAGTTTGGTTGGTAAGGAGAGGCGGCGGTATTGTGAAACAAATAATGATTGATATATTGACACACCACACAGATTCTGCAGCGACTCAGTAGTAGAAGACAACGAGATAACCGCAAACGCAGCACGATGCGCGAGCCCAATCTGTACATCATTCTCTCCACCGCGCTAATTGGTAAGTCAGTTGCACCTCTGCTCAATCAAAAGCTGCGGCCGGCCTGGGCCTTTGCCCCGCCACCACCTCATTGCAGCGAAGTCAGCCGAAGGTAAACCTTGATTTTTCCCTTTTCACTGGCAGGCTCGGGATTCTTCTTCCTGTATATGCAGCATGTGCGCGTAATCTTTGAGACGCGCACCAGCATCCATACACTCAATCAGCTGGAGCGCGAGGCGCTGCTGCGGCGCGAAGATGCCCTTTACTATACGTTCTACAAGAAGCTAGTCGATGGTCCAGACTTCTGGCACGGCTACGAGCAGCTCAAGAACGTCACCGACATTGAGTATCCGAACAGCGTGAATGTACTGCAACGCTTCTACGTCCTGCCCGAGCTGGTTGCAGCGTAAGACACACACAACACCACTTCCGACCCCGCATACTCATAATCTAATCTTATCTAATCGAATGTTTCTCTTGTGGTGTGGCAGCTACTTCTTCCACCTGGTACGATCCGGCTACAATCCCATACTCCAGCCAATGCAGTTCTACTTCGAGTTCGTTTGGCTGATGGGTGGCGTCACCCTGCTGGTCCTCTACCTGTACGGGACGCTGCTCAGCGAGAATGTCTTTGGAGGCATCTACGGGGTTATCTCGTATCTGATGTTCCACAGCTTCGTCTCGAAGATATACGAGCGGCCGGTGGCGCGCGAGAACTTTGCCTTCCCCTTCATATTCCTGCAGATGTTCTATCTGTGCATCTGCATTGGGCGTGTCATCCACAGGCAGAAGCACAGCTCGCGTTTGTTCATGGTACTGTTTGGCCTAACCGTATGCTCCGTATGCATATCCTTAATGATCGATACTGATCCGATTCTTTCAGATATTTGTTTTGTC
The Drosophila miranda strain MSH22 chromosome XL, D.miranda_PacBio2.1, whole genome shotgun sequence genome window above contains:
- the LOC108159417 gene encoding serine/threonine-protein kinase fused codes for the protein MNRYAVSSLVGQGSFGCVYKAQRRDDEKVVAIKVISKRGRSNRELKNLRRECDIQARLKNPHVIEMIESFESKFDLFVVTEFALMDLHRYLSFNGAMAEEHARRVIGHLVSALYYLHSNRILHRDLKPQNVLLDKNMHAKLCDFGLARNMTLGTHVLTSIKGTPLYMAPELLAEQPYDHQADMWSLGCIAYESMAGQPPFCATSILHLVKLIKHEDVKWPSTLSSECRSFLQGLLEKDPGMRISWTQLLCHPFVEGKLYIAEVQAEAAQASPFINPKAAVKDQPRRVKQSSQRTADLNDVLAALNLSDMANENLSTSRDSINAIAPSDIEQLETDVEDNGHRVLVPFADVSFRDMTTASPTSADGGAAGGPLVNSQTCFVSGNSNMILNHLNDNFPVDVQISAVAPSGGGGAGAGAGGGAKGVAAKLKAALNLRQSSRSKDLEKRKLSQNLENFSLRLGQSIDSEAHRKTTEMLTAQERKSRDKDQLKQSMHSTNEEKLSSDNTPPCLLPGWDSCDESQSPPIENDEWLAFLHRSIQELLDGEFDSLKQHNLVSIIVAPLRNSKAIPKVLQSVAQLLSLPFVLAEPLMLVDLDLIRNVYVDVKLVPNLMYACKLLLSHRQLSDSAASAPLTLGSLSRTMRSIPELSVEEMSTACSLYELVCHLVHQQQQFLSQFCDAVAILGVNDLFLNFLTHEFKHSDSDSSSVRLAGCMLALMSCVLRELPENAELVEKIAFNPRLRFATLLQSRHQLLRQRACQLLRLLARFSLRGVHCMWGADLRGALQALADEQLCPALRIESAQTLDELSQFSFFVA